One genomic region from Gemmatimonadota bacterium encodes:
- a CDS encoding SDR family oxidoreductase, with the protein MIDLRGKTAVVTGGSRGVGRAVAEMLAAAGCAVGIGYRSRHDEAQETVDALRAHGVDAWAEPGDLADESAADALFARADRAFGGLDFFIGNAAVWPVADVAIQDMETERWKRTLAINLDSIFYTTRAAARRLRDHGRIVLVSSTAGQRGEAFHVEYAASKGAILSMVKGLCVELAPRDITVNAVAPGWILTDMVDDALMAGGEERIRASIPLGRIATAEDVAGPIVFLCSPLARHITGEVLNVNGGAVLPG; encoded by the coding sequence ATGATCGATCTGCGCGGGAAGACGGCGGTGGTGACGGGTGGGTCGCGCGGCGTGGGCCGGGCTGTGGCCGAGATGCTCGCGGCGGCGGGCTGCGCCGTCGGCATCGGGTACCGCTCGCGTCACGACGAAGCCCAGGAAACGGTGGACGCGCTGCGCGCCCACGGTGTCGATGCGTGGGCCGAACCCGGGGACCTGGCCGACGAGTCCGCCGCCGACGCGCTCTTCGCCCGCGCCGATCGTGCGTTCGGCGGGCTGGACTTCTTCATCGGCAACGCGGCCGTCTGGCCCGTCGCCGACGTCGCCATCCAGGACATGGAGACGGAGCGCTGGAAGCGTACGCTCGCCATCAACCTGGATTCGATCTTCTACACCACACGCGCCGCGGCTCGCCGCCTCCGTGATCACGGGCGCATCGTGCTCGTGAGCTCCACCGCCGGCCAACGCGGCGAGGCGTTCCATGTCGAGTATGCGGCCAGCAAGGGCGCCATCCTGTCGATGGTGAAGGGCCTCTGCGTCGAGCTGGCGCCGCGCGACATCACCGTCAACGCGGTGGCCCCCGGCTGGATCCTCACCGACATGGTCGATGACGCACTGATGGCGGGAGGCGAGGAGCGCATCCGCGCCTCGATCCCGCTCGGACGCATCGCCACCGCCGAGGATGTGGCCGGCCCCATCGTCTTCCTCTGCTCGCCGCTGGCCCGCCACATCACCGGTGAGGTGCTCAACGTCAATGGCGGTGCCGTTCTCCCCGGATAG
- a CDS encoding CCA tRNA nucleotidyltransferase: MERTLEERLAVPAAVLGVVRTLEDAGFETWTVGGAVRDGVLGRPGSDWDLATRARPRDVQRLFRRTIPVGIDHGTVGVLPRGGRLVEVTTFRRDVVPLGRRAVVEFADTIEDDLARRDFTINALAWHPLRRELRDPFDGLADLRGRRLRAVGDADQRFVEDHLRILRALRFAGRFRLTVDADTWDALVRRRDATRDLSAERIREELLKIVGADPRPSRALGLYRASGLLAALFPELDAAFASRGPGAWTHAVGLADRLSRRDPLLRLAPLLAPLHAWGGGESVVTFLTRLRFSNADTDRLVRLTRGAGALPAADGAGAARRRWLHRAGPEAAALLAWSLAEARLAHDMDATTARDTVARVCALRRALRARPVLTVGGLAVGGRDLIQRGLKPGPGFAQLLERLLEQVLDDPAANDRETLLRFVDTWTEDA; encoded by the coding sequence GTGGAGCGAACCCTCGAGGAACGGCTGGCCGTCCCGGCTGCCGTGCTCGGGGTGGTGCGCACCCTCGAGGACGCGGGCTTCGAGACCTGGACCGTGGGCGGGGCCGTGCGCGACGGCGTGCTGGGCCGTCCGGGGTCCGACTGGGACCTCGCGACCCGAGCGCGCCCGCGCGACGTGCAACGCCTGTTCCGTCGCACGATCCCTGTCGGCATCGACCACGGCACCGTCGGTGTGCTCCCTCGCGGCGGCCGCCTCGTGGAGGTGACCACGTTCCGCCGCGACGTGGTGCCCCTCGGGCGGCGCGCCGTGGTGGAGTTCGCCGATACGATCGAAGACGATCTCGCGCGCCGCGACTTCACCATCAATGCGCTCGCGTGGCATCCGTTGCGACGCGAGCTGCGCGATCCCTTCGACGGCCTGGCCGACCTGAGGGGCCGTCGCTTGCGGGCCGTGGGCGACGCCGACCAGCGCTTCGTCGAGGATCACCTGCGCATCCTGCGGGCTCTCCGGTTCGCCGGGCGGTTCCGGCTCACGGTGGACGCGGACACGTGGGACGCGCTGGTGCGTCGTCGCGATGCCACGCGCGACCTCTCCGCCGAGCGGATCCGCGAAGAGCTGCTGAAGATCGTCGGGGCGGATCCGCGTCCCTCGAGGGCGCTCGGGCTCTATCGCGCGTCGGGCTTGCTGGCGGCGCTGTTCCCCGAGCTGGACGCTGCGTTCGCGTCCCGCGGTCCGGGGGCCTGGACCCACGCCGTCGGGCTGGCCGATCGGCTGTCCCGCCGCGACCCGCTGCTTCGCCTGGCTCCGCTGCTCGCGCCGCTGCACGCCTGGGGGGGAGGCGAGTCCGTCGTGACCTTCCTCACCCGGCTCCGCTTCTCCAACGCCGACACCGACCGCCTGGTCCGGCTCACGCGCGGCGCGGGTGCGCTTCCCGCCGCCGACGGCGCCGGGGCCGCACGCCGCCGCTGGCTGCACCGCGCCGGCCCCGAGGCGGCTGCGCTGCTCGCCTGGAGCCTCGCCGAGGCTCGTCTCGCGCACGACATGGACGCTACGACCGCCCGGGATACGGTCGCGCGCGTGTGCGCGCTGCGCCGCGCGCTGCGCGCCCGGCCCGTGCTGACCGTCGGTGGTCTCGCCGTCGGCGGGCGCGACCTGATCCAGCGTGGCCTCAAGCCGGGCCCGGGCTTCGCGCAGCTTCTCGAACGGCTGCTCGAACAGGTGCTGGACGACCCGGCCGCCAACGACCGTGAGACCCTGCTCCGCTTCGTGGACACCTGGACGGAGGACGCGTGA
- a CDS encoding replication-associated recombination protein A, whose protein sequence is MTQDDLFGGPVEGGAPAPDSGPEPVPGPDAPLAARMRPRTLDELKGQRALLGPGGSLRGRIESGRISSMILWGPPGCGKTTLARLLAGYVDAAFEPISAVTAGVAAIREVTARARTRLETSGRRTIVFCDEIHRFNKGQQDAFLPHVESGTITLIGATTENPSFEVVRPLLSRAPIVLLEPLDAADVREILTDALHDAERGLGGQGLEADEDALATLAAAADGDARRALGALEVAAELARTRGGRIDAAAATDALQHRFAVYDKGGEERYTLISALHKSIRGGDADAALYWLARMLEGGEEPLYLARRLVRIASEDVGLAAPQALGITLAAERAYRFLGSPEGELALAEAVVFLAAAPKSNAVYVAFGRAKELAQETPGLGVPLHLRNAPTREMKALGYGEGYRYDPDEPGGVAAQSYLPDALVGRRLYAPLERGQEAGVRERLESFRRLREAGAAEEPSP, encoded by the coding sequence GTGACCCAGGACGACCTCTTCGGCGGCCCGGTGGAGGGCGGGGCGCCCGCGCCCGACTCCGGGCCGGAGCCCGTGCCGGGACCGGACGCCCCGCTCGCCGCGCGCATGCGGCCGCGCACCCTGGACGAGCTCAAGGGCCAACGCGCCCTGCTCGGTCCCGGTGGATCGCTCCGGGGACGCATCGAGAGCGGTCGGATCTCGAGCATGATCCTCTGGGGTCCACCCGGGTGCGGGAAGACCACGCTGGCCCGTCTGCTGGCCGGCTACGTGGACGCGGCGTTCGAGCCCATCAGCGCCGTCACGGCGGGGGTCGCCGCCATCCGGGAGGTGACGGCACGCGCCCGCACGCGCCTGGAGACCAGCGGCCGGCGGACGATCGTCTTCTGCGACGAGATCCACCGGTTCAACAAGGGACAGCAGGACGCGTTCCTCCCGCACGTGGAGAGTGGCACCATCACCTTGATCGGCGCGACCACCGAGAACCCTTCGTTCGAGGTCGTGCGACCGCTCCTGTCCCGCGCACCCATCGTGCTCCTGGAGCCCCTGGACGCGGCCGACGTGCGGGAGATCCTCACCGACGCGCTGCACGATGCGGAGCGTGGGCTCGGCGGCCAGGGTCTGGAGGCGGACGAGGATGCGCTCGCCACGCTCGCCGCCGCGGCCGACGGGGACGCGCGTCGCGCGCTGGGCGCGCTGGAGGTGGCGGCCGAGCTCGCGCGGACGCGTGGGGGTCGCATCGACGCGGCCGCCGCGACCGACGCGCTCCAGCACCGGTTCGCCGTCTACGACAAGGGCGGGGAGGAGCGCTACACGCTCATCTCGGCCCTCCACAAGTCGATCCGCGGTGGGGATGCGGACGCGGCACTGTACTGGTTGGCGCGCATGCTGGAGGGAGGCGAGGAGCCGCTCTACCTGGCTCGACGCCTGGTGCGCATCGCCTCCGAGGACGTGGGCCTGGCGGCCCCCCAGGCCCTCGGCATCACGCTGGCGGCCGAGCGCGCCTACCGCTTCCTGGGCTCGCCCGAGGGCGAGCTGGCCCTGGCCGAGGCGGTCGTCTTCCTCGCGGCCGCGCCCAAGTCCAACGCGGTCTACGTCGCCTTCGGGCGTGCCAAGGAGCTGGCGCAGGAGACCCCGGGCCTCGGCGTCCCGCTCCATCTGCGCAACGCCCCGACCCGGGAGATGAAGGCGCTGGGCTACGGCGAAGGGTACCGCTACGATCCGGACGAGCCGGGCGGCGTGGCGGCCCAGAGCTACCTCCCGGACGCGCTCGTGGGCCGGCGCCTCTATGCGCCGCTGGAGCGGGGGCAGGAGGCGGGCGTGCGCGAGCGCCTGGAATCGTTCCGGCGCCTGCGCGAAGCGGGGGCCGCGGAGGAGCCGTCGCCATGA